One region of Terriglobia bacterium genomic DNA includes:
- a CDS encoding NAD(P)-dependent oxidoreductase codes for MRVAFLGLGIMGRAMAANLVKAGHEVSVWNRSAGKHVEGARMAVSPAEAARGAEVVWMCVSDTAAVERLLFSADGVENELAPGMIVADSSTIAPSATRKFAERVRARGADYVDAPMTGSKVAAESGQLIFITGGEEATLARLEPLFNAMGKKVLHMGPTGHGQSAKLGGNLMISMMFEGFAEALTLTSKLGVPRERFMELVNASMIRSGVSDYKAPFVLRHDFSPNFPLRLMHKDIHLALDAAREARVKLPGLETVEEIYEVATEEGSADLDYAATLALLEKWAGIES; via the coding sequence ATGCGAGTAGCGTTTTTGGGATTGGGAATCATGGGGCGCGCGATGGCGGCGAACCTGGTCAAGGCGGGGCACGAGGTTTCGGTGTGGAACCGTTCAGCCGGGAAGCACGTGGAAGGCGCGCGGATGGCGGTGAGTCCGGCGGAGGCGGCGCGCGGCGCCGAAGTGGTGTGGATGTGCGTCTCCGACACGGCCGCAGTGGAGCGGCTGTTATTCTCGGCCGACGGCGTGGAGAACGAACTCGCGCCCGGAATGATCGTCGCCGATTCCAGCACCATTGCGCCTTCGGCGACGCGCAAATTTGCCGAGCGGGTGCGCGCCCGGGGCGCCGATTACGTGGACGCGCCCATGACGGGATCGAAAGTGGCAGCCGAGAGCGGCCAACTAATCTTCATCACCGGCGGGGAAGAGGCGACCCTAGCGCGCCTGGAGCCGTTGTTCAATGCGATGGGGAAAAAAGTGTTGCACATGGGCCCCACCGGCCACGGGCAATCGGCGAAGCTGGGCGGCAACCTGATGATCTCGATGATGTTCGAAGGCTTCGCGGAGGCCCTCACGCTGACCAGCAAATTGGGCGTGCCGCGCGAGCGCTTCATGGAGCTGGTGAACGCGTCCATGATCCGCTCCGGCGTCTCCGACTACAAGGCGCCGTTCGTGCTGCGGCATGATTTCTCGCCCAATTTTCCGCTCCGCCTCATGCACAAGGATATTCACCTCGCGCTGGATGCGGCGCGCGAGGCACGGGTGAAGCTGCCGGGGTTGGAAACCGTGGAAGAGATTTACGAGGTTGCCACCGAGGAAGGCAGCGCCGACCTGGATTACGCGGCCACG
- a CDS encoding MBL fold metallo-hydrolase, with the protein MINVPLRRRARQFSKLVRHSVLTRRTGEPGKPTLAHKDQLGLTFIGHSSFFLQIAGLNLIIDPNFARWLFVLKRLRQPGLRITDLPPLDLVLVTHAHFDHLHRPSLRALVRHTQRLRKPAPAIVVPRNVADLVSDLGFREIIELDWWGEYHHDGISVVHTPSRHWGARVVRDMHRGFGGYVIRSRRESLYHAGDTAYFPGFSEIGERLRPELALLPIGAYEPPSFRNVHTSPADAVRAFLDLRARYMVPMHYGSFRLSHEPMDEPLKYLASEARKHGIQDRVLVLQEGVTQVFE; encoded by the coding sequence ATGATCAATGTCCCTCTCCGACGACGCGCCCGCCAGTTCAGCAAGCTGGTGCGGCATTCTGTGCTGACGCGCCGCACCGGAGAGCCCGGCAAACCCACCCTGGCCCACAAGGACCAGCTCGGCCTCACCTTCATCGGCCATTCCAGTTTTTTTCTCCAGATTGCCGGGCTTAATCTCATCATTGACCCGAACTTCGCGCGCTGGCTGTTCGTGCTCAAGCGTCTCCGCCAGCCCGGCCTGCGGATCACGGACCTGCCGCCGCTGGATCTGGTGCTGGTCACGCACGCTCACTTCGACCACCTGCACCGCCCGTCGCTGCGCGCGCTGGTCCGCCACACCCAGCGGCTGCGGAAACCCGCTCCCGCGATTGTTGTGCCGCGCAATGTCGCCGACCTGGTCTCCGACCTCGGCTTCCGCGAAATCATCGAGCTCGACTGGTGGGGCGAGTACCACCACGACGGCATTAGCGTCGTGCACACGCCGTCGCGGCACTGGGGGGCGCGCGTGGTGCGCGACATGCATCGCGGATTTGGAGGCTACGTCATCCGCTCCCGGCGGGAATCCCTCTACCACGCCGGCGATACCGCTTACTTTCCGGGCTTCAGCGAAATCGGCGAGCGCCTCCGCCCCGAGCTCGCCCTGCTGCCCATCGGCGCCTACGAACCGCCGTCGTTCCGCAACGTGCACACCTCGCCCGCCGACGCCGTGCGCGCCTTTCTCGACCTGCGCGCCCGCTACATGGTGCCCATGCACTACGGCAGTTTCCGGCTCTCCCACGAGCCCATGGACGAGCCGCTGAAATACCTCGCCTCCGAGGCCCGCAAGCACGGCATCCAAGACCGGGTGCTGGTGTTACAAGAGGGTGTGACACAGGTGTTCGAGTGA
- a CDS encoding DUF4147 domain-containing protein, producing the protein MMAKRAATGNASEREHGAGEWRRSARQVFQEALAQSTIRQAFARHVNHDHGVLRVCDDLYALSAYPRLSAISIGKGAHSMAEALVEQVGASLDGIVAGSTDPVTQLRGFRYFRGGHPLPNPESLAAGRAILRYVEHQPPQALVIFLISGGGSACVEYPIDDAISLGDLVKTYEVLVHSGAPIAEINAIRKHLSGIKGGRLARAAAPAQQVSIMVSDVPDKALDSLSSGLTMPDSTTVEDCYRIAERHGMVKEFPPAVHELFTKHILEETPKSDDPAFVRARWWPVLSNTSVLQAAAAKAAAYGFSVEVDNSCDDWDYAKAADYLLNKLRKLRQGGSRACIVSGGEVTVKVKAKHGVGGRNSHFALYCAEEIGGENITVLSAGTDGIDGNSAAAGAVADGTTLERAKTLGLNAAKSLAGFDAFGFFDRLGDAIVTGPTGNNLRDLRVLMAW; encoded by the coding sequence ATGATGGCAAAGCGAGCGGCGACCGGCAATGCGTCCGAGCGGGAGCACGGCGCGGGTGAATGGCGGCGGAGCGCGCGCCAGGTTTTCCAGGAAGCGCTGGCGCAGAGCACCATCCGGCAGGCGTTCGCCCGTCATGTGAACCACGACCACGGAGTGCTGCGCGTCTGCGATGACCTGTATGCCCTGTCGGCGTACCCTCGCCTCTCGGCGATTTCCATCGGCAAGGGCGCGCACAGCATGGCCGAGGCGCTGGTGGAGCAGGTGGGCGCGAGCCTGGACGGGATCGTCGCCGGTTCCACCGATCCGGTGACGCAACTGCGCGGTTTCCGCTATTTCCGCGGCGGCCATCCGCTGCCCAACCCTGAATCGCTGGCTGCGGGCCGGGCGATCCTGCGCTACGTGGAACATCAGCCGCCGCAAGCCCTGGTGATTTTCCTGATCAGCGGTGGCGGGTCGGCGTGCGTGGAGTATCCGATTGACGATGCCATCTCGCTCGGCGATCTCGTCAAGACCTACGAGGTGTTGGTCCATTCCGGCGCGCCCATCGCGGAGATCAACGCCATCCGCAAGCACCTGTCGGGAATCAAGGGAGGCCGGCTGGCGAGGGCGGCGGCGCCCGCACAGCAGGTGTCCATCATGGTTTCCGACGTGCCCGACAAGGCGCTGGACTCGCTGTCGTCGGGGCTGACCATGCCGGATTCCACCACGGTTGAGGATTGTTACCGCATCGCCGAGCGCCATGGAATGGTGAAAGAATTTCCGCCGGCGGTACATGAGCTGTTCACAAAACACATCCTGGAGGAGACGCCGAAGTCGGATGACCCGGCATTCGTGCGCGCGCGCTGGTGGCCGGTGCTTTCTAATACCTCGGTCCTGCAAGCGGCGGCAGCGAAGGCCGCGGCGTACGGCTTCTCCGTGGAAGTGGACAACTCCTGCGACGATTGGGATTACGCCAAAGCGGCCGATTATCTGTTGAACAAATTGCGCAAGCTGCGGCAAGGCGGGTCGCGGGCGTGCATCGTTTCGGGCGGGGAAGTTACCGTCAAGGTGAAGGCGAAGCACGGCGTCGGCGGGCGGAACTCGCACTTCGCGCTCTATTGCGCGGAAGAAATTGGGGGAGAAAACATCACCGTGCTCAGCGCCGGGACCGATGGCATTGACGGCAATAGCGCCGCTGCCGGAGCGGTCGCCGACGGCACCACGCTGGAACGCGCGAAAACACTGGGGCTGAACGCGGCGAAGTCGCTCGCCGGCTTCGATGCGTTTGGGTTCTTCGACCGGCTTGGCGACGCGATTGTCACCGGGCCGACGGGGAACAATCTGAGAGACCTACGAGTGCTAATGGCGTGGTAG
- a CDS encoding alpha/beta hydrolase, which translates to MTQSSSIQSLFLEGPAGRLEALLNQGAPAASHAALVCHPHPRFGGTMHNKVVFHAMKALNGFGFPVLRFNFRGAGLSEGKHDDGRGEVEDANTALRWLEERFHLPVVFAGFSFGAATGLRAACPDPHVDALIALGMPVRVDDRSYGFKFLSECTKPKLFVSGGQDQFGPRDQLQDLAARVPDPKKLVIIEGADHFFSGHLAELRRAVEEWVRETVKLA; encoded by the coding sequence GTGACGCAATCCAGCTCCATTCAATCCTTGTTTCTCGAAGGTCCGGCGGGGCGGTTGGAAGCGCTCCTCAATCAGGGTGCGCCCGCGGCATCCCATGCCGCGCTGGTGTGCCATCCGCATCCGAGGTTCGGCGGAACCATGCACAACAAGGTCGTGTTTCACGCCATGAAGGCGCTGAACGGATTCGGATTTCCGGTGCTGCGCTTCAATTTCCGCGGCGCCGGGTTGAGCGAGGGCAAGCACGATGACGGCCGCGGCGAAGTCGAGGACGCCAACACGGCGCTGCGCTGGCTCGAGGAGCGATTCCACCTGCCTGTCGTGTTTGCCGGATTCTCCTTTGGGGCCGCAACGGGACTGCGCGCCGCGTGTCCTGATCCGCACGTGGATGCGTTGATCGCGCTGGGCATGCCGGTGCGCGTGGACGACCGCAGTTACGGGTTCAAATTTCTTTCCGAGTGCACCAAGCCCAAGCTGTTCGTCAGCGGCGGGCAAGACCAGTTCGGGCCGCGAGATCAATTGCAGGACCTGGCGGCGCGCGTGCCGGATCCGAAGAAACTGGTGATCATCGAGGGCGCGGACCATTTCTTTTCCGGGCACCTGGCGGAGCTGAGGCGGGCGGTCGAGGAGTGGGTGCGGGAGACAGTTAAACTAGCATGA
- a CDS encoding M20/M25/M40 family metallo-hydrolase, translated as MDVFALTRQLVDIESVTGNEGAVGEFLHRRLRDLGYETRLDTVEANRFNVYAVPPKQARPAVFFSTHMDTVPPFFASREDGSRIYGRGACDAKGIIAAQIGAAEKLRHDGLAAGLLFVVGEERNSAGAKYANQHPAGGRFFIDGEPTDNRLAKATKGAVRLELFAEGRMAHSAYPELGESAIEKLLDALARVRRIPLPRDEEFGPCTLNIGLIDGGRAPNVIPDAAHAELMYRTIGPSDDLKRQIVAAAEPLVRVEWGLELPFIRLRTLDGIPTMIAAFATDVPSLTNWGEALLMGPGSIHVAHTENEYIEKKELLAAVELYADVARRLMAKS; from the coding sequence ATGGACGTGTTCGCCTTAACGCGGCAGTTGGTGGACATTGAGTCGGTCACCGGCAACGAGGGCGCGGTGGGCGAGTTTCTGCACCGCCGCCTGCGCGATCTCGGCTACGAGACGCGTCTCGACACGGTGGAAGCGAACCGCTTCAACGTCTACGCCGTCCCGCCGAAGCAGGCGCGTCCCGCAGTCTTCTTCTCGACGCACATGGACACGGTGCCGCCGTTCTTTGCCTCGCGCGAGGACGGAAGCCGCATCTACGGCCGCGGCGCGTGCGACGCCAAGGGGATCATCGCGGCGCAGATTGGCGCCGCCGAAAAACTCCGCCACGACGGCCTCGCTGCCGGGCTGCTTTTCGTGGTCGGCGAAGAGCGCAACAGTGCGGGCGCGAAATACGCCAACCAGCATCCCGCCGGCGGCCGCTTCTTCATCGACGGCGAGCCTACCGACAATCGTCTCGCCAAAGCGACCAAAGGGGCGGTGCGGTTGGAATTATTTGCCGAAGGACGTATGGCGCACTCCGCCTATCCAGAGCTGGGCGAGTCGGCGATCGAAAAACTGCTCGACGCTCTCGCGCGTGTCCGCCGCATTCCTTTGCCGCGCGATGAGGAGTTCGGCCCGTGCACGCTCAACATCGGCCTGATTGATGGCGGCCGCGCTCCCAACGTCATCCCCGACGCCGCCCATGCCGAGCTCATGTACCGCACCATCGGCCCATCCGACGACCTGAAGCGCCAGATTGTCGCCGCCGCCGAGCCGCTGGTGCGCGTGGAGTGGGGACTGGAGCTGCCCTTCATTCGCCTGCGCACGCTCGACGGCATTCCCACCATGATCGCCGCCTTTGCCACCGACGTCCCGTCGCTCACCAATTGGGGCGAAGCGCTGCTGATGGGCCCCGGCTCCATCCACGTCGCTCACACCGAGAATGAGTACATCGAGAAAAAAGAACTGCTGGCGGCGGTGGAGCTGTACGCGGATGTGGCGCGACGCCTGATGGCAAAAAGCTAA
- a CDS encoding thioredoxin domain-containing protein — protein MSHDAVNSLAQASSAYLRSAMHQPIRWHQWGEEAFAAAERENKPMLLDIGAVWCHWCHVMDRESYDDAEVARIVNENFIAVKVDRDERPDIDSRYQSAVQAMTGQGGWPLTAFLTPQGKPFYGGTYFPPDDQWGRPGFKRVLMAIADAFRAKRDEVLQQADTVLNTISHAESFAGRSGGVPPTLVRTVIASALKIFDHDNGGFGSAPKFPHPSSMDLIIHLYARTGDESLREVISSTLEHMARGGVYDQLAGGFHRYSVDERWVVPHFEKMSYDNSELLKNYVHGYQATGNAFFAAVARDIIRWMDAWLSDRSEGGFYASQDADINLDDDGDYFTWTLDEARAALGDDELKVAQLYYDIHEVGEMHHNPAKNVLFVRASVEEIGVRLGMQRDRVSGVLDSAKEKLYAARLTRPTPFVDKTVYVGWNALCISAYLDAARVLSLEDARHFALRSLDRVLSQGFTAEGGLKHVIAYADPQAALRDVPGMLDDYAFAALACLDAYEATADLSYFNFARKIVDAMVARFYDETSGGFFDSENHAALGALSARRKPFQDSPTPAGNSAAAIALFRMHAYTNQNGYREKAEDTLEVFAGIAEQYGMFAATYALAAVWLLEGHTQVVVVGNDERARQLYAAAVAPFAVNKAVLKVSDSAAAPQNLPPALAQVVPNLPAVKEGKSTAILCSNFTCQPPISDPDDLAKSLHDALIAKAA, from the coding sequence ATGTCACACGACGCTGTGAACTCCCTCGCCCAGGCTTCATCCGCGTATTTGCGTTCCGCCATGCACCAGCCCATCCGCTGGCATCAATGGGGCGAGGAAGCCTTTGCCGCCGCCGAGCGCGAGAACAAGCCCATGCTGCTCGATATCGGCGCCGTGTGGTGTCACTGGTGCCATGTCATGGACCGCGAGTCGTATGACGATGCGGAAGTGGCGCGCATCGTGAATGAGAACTTCATCGCCGTCAAGGTGGACCGCGACGAGCGCCCCGACATTGACAGCCGCTACCAGTCCGCGGTGCAGGCCATGACCGGCCAGGGTGGCTGGCCGCTCACTGCCTTTCTTACGCCGCAAGGCAAACCGTTTTACGGCGGAACTTATTTTCCGCCTGACGACCAGTGGGGACGCCCCGGCTTCAAGCGCGTGCTCATGGCCATTGCCGACGCTTTCCGCGCCAAGCGCGACGAGGTGCTGCAGCAGGCCGACACGGTGCTCAATACCATCAGCCATGCCGAGTCGTTTGCCGGGCGCAGCGGCGGCGTTCCGCCCACGCTGGTGCGCACCGTGATTGCATCGGCTCTCAAAATCTTCGATCACGACAACGGCGGCTTCGGTAGCGCGCCCAAGTTTCCGCACCCGTCGAGCATGGACCTGATCATCCACCTCTACGCTCGCACCGGCGACGAGAGCCTGCGCGAGGTGATCAGCAGCACGCTGGAACACATGGCGCGCGGCGGCGTCTACGACCAGCTTGCCGGCGGCTTCCATCGCTACTCGGTGGACGAGCGCTGGGTGGTGCCGCACTTCGAGAAAATGTCCTACGACAACTCGGAGCTGCTGAAGAACTACGTGCACGGCTACCAGGCGACCGGCAATGCATTCTTCGCCGCCGTTGCCCGCGACATCATCCGCTGGATGGATGCCTGGCTCAGCGACCGCAGCGAGGGCGGCTTTTACGCATCCCAAGATGCCGACATCAATCTCGACGATGACGGCGACTACTTCACCTGGACCCTGGACGAGGCCCGCGCCGCGCTTGGCGACGACGAACTCAAGGTCGCGCAGCTTTACTACGACATCCACGAAGTCGGCGAGATGCACCATAACCCCGCCAAGAACGTGCTCTTTGTGCGCGCCTCGGTGGAAGAGATCGGTGTCCGTCTCGGCATGCAGCGCGACCGCGTCTCCGGCGTGCTCGACTCGGCGAAAGAAAAACTTTACGCCGCGCGCCTCACCCGCCCCACGCCGTTCGTTGACAAGACGGTTTATGTCGGCTGGAACGCGCTCTGCATTTCCGCCTACCTCGATGCCGCGCGGGTGCTCTCGCTGGAAGACGCGCGCCATTTCGCGCTACGCTCCCTGGACCGCGTCCTCTCCCAGGGATTCACCGCCGAAGGCGGCCTGAAGCACGTCATCGCCTACGCCGACCCGCAAGCCGCCCTGCGCGATGTCCCCGGCATGCTCGACGACTACGCCTTTGCCGCGCTCGCCTGTCTGGACGCCTACGAGGCCACCGCCGACCTCAGCTATTTCAATTTCGCGCGCAAGATTGTGGACGCCATGGTGGCGCGCTTCTACGACGAAACTTCCGGCGGCTTCTTCGATTCCGAAAACCACGCCGCCCTCGGCGCTCTCAGCGCCCGCCGCAAGCCGTTTCAGGATTCGCCGACGCCCGCCGGAAATTCCGCCGCCGCCATCGCGCTCTTCCGCATGCACGCCTACACCAACCAAAACGGCTATCGCGAAAAAGCTGAAGATACGCTTGAGGTTTTCGCCGGAATCGCAGAACAATACGGGATGTTCGCCGCTACTTATGCGCTCGCAGCCGTGTGGCTTTTGGAGGGCCACACGCAAGTGGTAGTGGTGGGCAACGACGAGCGCGCGCGCCAGCTGTACGCCGCCGCGGTGGCGCCCTTCGCGGTGAACAAGGCAGTGCTCAAGGTGAGCGACAGCGCCGCCGCGCCGCAGAATCTTCCTCCGGCGCTCGCCCAAGTTGTGCCCAACTTACCCGCGGTCAAGGAAGGCAAATCGACGGCGATTCTCTGCTCCAACTTCACCTGCCAGCCGCCGATCAGCGATCCCGACGACCTGGCGAAATCGCTGCACGATGCGCTCATAGCCAAGGCGGCATGA
- a CDS encoding 4Fe-4S dicluster domain-containing protein codes for MGQHAERPGDDAGHQASVRRKEHSEPGEIPVLSATTANAAHGTAAAGKAPASNFSTPDRPTWELYSKCIHCGLCLQQCPTYRVLGREADSPRGRIYQVLQVDAGRLEIGDSFVTHMDRCLGCRACETACPSGVQYGRILERARAEIESNYRRPLLEQLLRKWFFTRVLHDRKGLERWARLLRVYQRSGLQALARATGVLKVLGLHQVEALAPKVDREFFFSHSGRMHHGEGKIRGRVLFHIGCIGSVAFSKLNEATVRVLNKNGFDVFVPQGQRCCGALQAHAGFREEAQKMGRRNIRAMLEPTRDTVITNSAGCGAMMKEYGELLADNPKYADRARDFGSIVKDITEFLAEAGLRPPKRPLKARVTYQDPCHLAHAQKVRSAPRELLVALGAELVEMAHPDYCCGSAGTYNVTQNELSSKILEQKLDEVTETRAEIIATANTGCMMQLRAGVKARGLKTRVAHVVELLNEAY; via the coding sequence GTGGGGCAGCACGCCGAACGACCTGGCGACGATGCAGGCCATCAAGCAAGCGTTCGACGAAAAGAACATTCTGAACCGGGGGAGATTCCTGTTCTGAGCGCGACCACGGCCAATGCGGCGCACGGCACGGCGGCAGCAGGGAAAGCTCCCGCTTCGAATTTCAGCACGCCTGACCGGCCAACCTGGGAGCTGTATTCCAAGTGCATCCATTGCGGGCTGTGCCTGCAACAGTGCCCGACCTACCGGGTGCTGGGGCGGGAAGCGGATTCCCCGCGCGGGCGTATCTACCAGGTGTTGCAGGTGGACGCGGGACGGCTGGAGATTGGCGATTCCTTTGTCACCCACATGGACCGTTGCCTGGGGTGCCGCGCCTGCGAGACGGCGTGCCCGTCGGGGGTGCAGTACGGCAGGATCCTGGAGCGGGCCCGGGCGGAGATCGAGTCAAACTACAGACGGCCGTTGCTGGAACAACTGCTGAGGAAGTGGTTCTTCACCCGCGTGCTGCACGACCGCAAGGGCCTGGAGCGCTGGGCACGGCTGCTGCGGGTCTACCAGCGGTCGGGATTGCAGGCGCTGGCGCGCGCCACCGGCGTGCTCAAAGTGCTGGGACTGCACCAAGTGGAAGCGCTGGCGCCCAAGGTGGACAGAGAATTTTTCTTTTCGCACAGCGGCAGGATGCACCACGGCGAGGGGAAAATCCGCGGCCGGGTGCTGTTTCACATCGGATGCATCGGCAGCGTTGCGTTTTCCAAGTTGAACGAAGCCACGGTCCGAGTGCTGAACAAGAACGGCTTCGACGTTTTCGTCCCGCAAGGTCAGCGCTGCTGCGGGGCGCTGCAGGCGCACGCCGGATTTCGCGAGGAGGCGCAGAAGATGGGGCGGCGAAATATCCGCGCCATGCTGGAGCCGACGCGGGATACGGTCATCACCAACTCCGCCGGTTGCGGCGCCATGATGAAGGAATATGGCGAGCTGCTGGCAGACAATCCGAAGTATGCGGACCGGGCGCGCGATTTCGGGTCGATAGTGAAGGACATCACCGAGTTTCTCGCCGAGGCGGGGTTACGCCCGCCCAAACGTCCGCTGAAGGCTCGCGTCACCTACCAGGATCCCTGCCACCTGGCCCATGCGCAGAAAGTGCGGTCGGCGCCGCGCGAGCTGCTGGTAGCGCTGGGCGCGGAGTTGGTCGAGATGGCGCATCCGGATTATTGCTGCGGCAGCGCCGGCACCTACAACGTGACCCAGAACGAGCTCTCGTCGAAAATCCTCGAGCAGAAGCTGGACGAGGTGACGGAAACGCGCGCCGAGATCATCGCCACCGCCAATACCGGATGCATGATGCAATTGCGCGCCGGGGTGAAAGCGCGCGGGCTGAAGACGCGCGTCGCCCACGTGGTCGAGTTGCTGAATGAGGCGTACTGA
- a CDS encoding FAD-binding oxidoreductase, whose amino-acid sequence MSATTSAAGLARELAAIAGEQHATEDPARTAAFAIDEVVPRAMVEPGSAAEVAAVMKYAHAHELVVVPAGGFTHQFTGTIPEKIDIVLRTNRLKAVEHYDAGDLMIGVGAGTTLAEVERQIGPHQQMLPLDAPQPEKCTIGGALASAAQGPLKQFYGGLRDYCTGVRFVTADGKVAKAGAKVVKNVAGYDLMKLLIGSFGTVAVITGASLKLFSRPRQTRTFIAKFAAAAEAVSFRDRVLGSPLAPLCLEIVSPRAAEVLHGNSHAADEAWRVLLRAAGSDTVLARYRYELGSAVTDETGGEDDREMWRRIAEFPHLLFERSQNAMLVRVDVALQEVGAVLAAAQRAAMDNNFVCAVVGRIGVGSLLVGFAPVAVDPPAAMQYVNAVSFLRGAVPRDGSAIVLRCPVEAKRHFSVWGSTPNDLATMQAIKQAFDEKNILNRGRFLF is encoded by the coding sequence GTGAGCGCGACCACATCAGCGGCGGGACTGGCGCGGGAGCTGGCGGCCATCGCCGGCGAACAGCACGCCACCGAAGATCCGGCGCGTACGGCGGCGTTCGCGATTGACGAGGTGGTGCCGCGCGCGATGGTGGAACCGGGGTCAGCGGCGGAAGTTGCGGCGGTGATGAAGTATGCGCACGCCCATGAACTGGTCGTCGTGCCCGCCGGAGGATTCACTCACCAGTTCACCGGGACAATCCCGGAAAAGATTGACATCGTGCTGCGCACGAATCGCCTGAAAGCGGTGGAGCACTACGATGCCGGCGACCTGATGATCGGTGTGGGCGCGGGAACGACGCTGGCGGAAGTAGAGCGGCAGATCGGCCCGCACCAGCAGATGTTGCCGCTGGATGCGCCGCAGCCGGAGAAGTGCACCATCGGAGGCGCGCTGGCATCGGCGGCGCAGGGGCCGCTGAAGCAGTTTTACGGCGGGCTGCGCGACTACTGCACCGGGGTGCGCTTTGTCACCGCCGATGGCAAGGTCGCGAAGGCGGGCGCGAAGGTGGTGAAGAACGTAGCCGGCTACGACCTGATGAAGCTGCTGATCGGCAGCTTCGGGACGGTGGCGGTGATCACCGGCGCCAGCTTGAAACTATTCTCGCGGCCGCGGCAGACGCGCACCTTCATCGCCAAGTTCGCGGCCGCGGCAGAGGCGGTTTCATTCCGCGACCGGGTGCTGGGCTCGCCGCTGGCGCCGCTGTGTTTGGAAATCGTATCGCCCCGCGCGGCTGAGGTTCTGCATGGAAATTCCCACGCTGCGGATGAGGCGTGGCGCGTGCTGTTGCGGGCCGCCGGCAGCGACACGGTGCTGGCGCGCTATCGCTACGAGTTGGGTTCGGCGGTGACCGACGAAACCGGCGGCGAGGATGACCGCGAAATGTGGCGGCGCATCGCGGAGTTTCCGCACCTGTTATTCGAGCGCAGCCAGAACGCCATGCTGGTGCGGGTGGACGTGGCGTTGCAGGAAGTGGGCGCGGTGCTGGCGGCGGCGCAGCGCGCAGCCATGGACAACAACTTTGTCTGCGCGGTAGTGGGCAGGATCGGAGTGGGATCGCTGCTGGTGGGGTTCGCGCCCGTCGCAGTGGACCCGCCGGCGGCGATGCAGTACGTCAACGCGGTGTCGTTCCTGCGCGGAGCCGTGCCGCGCGACGGCTCGGCGATCGTGCTGCGCTGCCCGGTGGAGGCCAAACGGCACTTCAGCGTGTGGGGCAGCACGCCGAACGACCTGGCGACGATGCAGGCCATCAAGCAAGCGTTCGACGAAAAGAACATTCTGAACCGGGGGAGATTCCTGTTCTGA